The following coding sequences are from one Capsicum annuum cultivar UCD-10X-F1 chromosome 3, UCD10Xv1.1, whole genome shotgun sequence window:
- the LOC107855698 gene encoding thiamine pyrophosphokinase 2 isoform X1: protein MSLLSHSSTFLLPNLPTDNNNNNNDGPPLTYALIILNQRLPRFTPLLWKHAQVHICADGGANRVFDELPGLFPNEEPCDIRKRYKPHAIKGDMDSIRTEVLDYYKSLGTKIIDESQDQDTTDLHKCVACIRDLLSLEHPNLCILVTGALGGRFDHEMGNINVLCRFPSMRIILLSDDCLIQLLPSTHHHKIHIHSSVEGPHCGLIPIGMVAGSTTTTGLKWNLDNTEMRFGGLVSTSNIVKENIVTVQSDSDLLWTISIKKE from the exons ATGAGTTTGCTATCTCATTCATCTACCTTCCTCCTTCCAAATCTTCCCACcgacaataacaacaacaacaacgacggACCTCCTCTAACGTACGCCCTTATTATCCTTAACCAACGCCTCCCTCGATTTACTCCTCTGCTTTGGAAGCACG CACAGGTTCATATTTGCGCTGATGGTGGAGCTAATAgggtgtttgatgaattgcccgGCTTGTTTCCTAATGAGGAGCCTTGTGATATTCGTAAAAG GTACAAGCCACATGCTATAAAAGGAGATATGGATTCAATCCGAACTGAAGTTCTTGACTATTATAAAAGCCTG GGGACCAAGATAATTGATGAATCTCAGGATCAAGATACTACAGATCTTCATAAATGTGTTGCATGTATTCGTGACTTACTAAGCCTGGAACATCCGAAT TTGTGTATTCTAGTCACTGGAGCACTTGGTGGAAGGTTTGACCATGAGATGGGAAATATTAATGTCTTATGCCGTTTCCCATCTATGCGGATTATCCTTCTCTCTGATGATTGTCTAATCCAACTTCTTCCAAGTACTCATCATCACAAGATTCATATACATTCCTCAGTTGAGGGCCCACATTGCGGACTCATACCCATTGGAATGGTTGCGGGAAGTACAACTACTACGGGTCTCAAATGGAATCTGG ATAATACAGAAATGAGATTTGGTGGCTTAGTCAGTACATCAAATATAGTAAAAGAAAACATAGTAACTGTGCAATCTGATTCTGACCTCCTATGGACAATTTCAATCAAAAAAGAATGA
- the LOC107855698 gene encoding thiamine pyrophosphokinase 2 isoform X2 — MDSIRTEVLDYYKSLGTKIIDESQDQDTTDLHKCVACIRDLLSLEHPNLCILVTGALGGRFDHEMGNINVLCRFPSMRIILLSDDCLIQLLPSTHHHKIHIHSSVEGPHCGLIPIGMVAGSTTTTGLKWNLDNTEMRFGGLVSTSNIVKENIVTVQSDSDLLWTISIKKE, encoded by the exons ATGGATTCAATCCGAACTGAAGTTCTTGACTATTATAAAAGCCTG GGGACCAAGATAATTGATGAATCTCAGGATCAAGATACTACAGATCTTCATAAATGTGTTGCATGTATTCGTGACTTACTAAGCCTGGAACATCCGAAT TTGTGTATTCTAGTCACTGGAGCACTTGGTGGAAGGTTTGACCATGAGATGGGAAATATTAATGTCTTATGCCGTTTCCCATCTATGCGGATTATCCTTCTCTCTGATGATTGTCTAATCCAACTTCTTCCAAGTACTCATCATCACAAGATTCATATACATTCCTCAGTTGAGGGCCCACATTGCGGACTCATACCCATTGGAATGGTTGCGGGAAGTACAACTACTACGGGTCTCAAATGGAATCTGG ATAATACAGAAATGAGATTTGGTGGCTTAGTCAGTACATCAAATATAGTAAAAGAAAACATAGTAACTGTGCAATCTGATTCTGACCTCCTATGGACAATTTCAATCAAAAAAGAATGA